AATCTCTAAGTATTGCCTCTTCATCAATCGGTTTCTCTAAGAGGTATAACGGCCAGGACGATTTGGACCGCGGAGCGGGCTCAAATCCGCCGTTTGGTTATGTCGCTCAACCACAGAGTCTAATATCAATTTGGTATTAGCGAAACGACCGTAGCTTTAGAAGCTCTAACTAAATCTGAAGGAGAAATAATAATTTCGTGCCCCCACTTACCAGTACCGACCCCTAACTCTTTTTCGTCCAAAAGGCTTGCTTCGAGAAAAGTGCGAAATTGCGGCGGTTGCCAATGAAAGGGAGGAATCGAACCGATTTCGTATCCTGTAACCCCTTTAACCGTTTCCGCTGAAGCCATCTTAATATTTCGAGATCCAATTGCTTTCTTAAGCTTTCCCGATTTTGCGGATTGGTCACCACCAAGCATAATTAAGACTCGTTCACCCCGGTCTGACTCAAAAATCAACGTCTTGACCAT
This genomic window from candidate division KSB1 bacterium contains:
- a CDS encoding YbaK/EbsC family protein, with product MMILPSHEYLDNKEIPYRTLEFPESTAKGAAPVAQALGFRERQMVKTLIFESDRGERVLIMLGGDQSAKSGKLKKAIGSRNIKMASAETVKGVTGYEIGSIPPFHWQPPQFRTFLEASLLDEKELGVGTGKWGHEIIISPSDLVRASKATVVSLIPN